AGAACCGCACTTTTAGCATTAATTTTTATTAATTCGGCAAGAACTTTTGATCTTTCTACAACGTGCTTTATAAAAGTTATATGAGCGATCCTTAATTGAAATAAAAAATATGAAATGACAAAGCATATTAAAATGCCAAACAGCATTAAGTTCCATTTCCAATGAACCATTTTATCTAATGCTGTTTTTGATACAATTTTTTTTATAGGAACATTTTTCATTTGAACAGCTTCTTTTTATCCGAGAACGAATTCCTGTACAGTCACATGCATTTTGGCAAGAGCAGCCTTTTCTTATACACGAAGCATTAAAAATATTTTTTTCATCATTTGAAAACTCCCCCCATACACGAGCATTTTTTGATTTTTCTATGCATGGAGGGAGACTTTTTGAATCAAATACTATGGTGATTTCTCTTTTAGTCTTATCATTTATAACAACCGTCATTTTTCCTGAATCCTGGTCTATTGATACTATAGTCACCATTAATATTTCAGCAGAATCAGCTTTTAAATTAATATTAAAGATTGCACTAATTATCAAAAAGCCCAAGATATATTTCATTTATTTATCCTCATTCTCATTTACACTTTCAGTTTTTTGAAAAACGCAGCTATTGCCACAAGAAGGGGTATTGCTTCCGTTTCCGTTAAAGAAAGTACAATTTTGTCCACAAAGAGCTCGTTTTCCTCTTCCACATCCAACTGCTGTCTTATTTGAAGTCGTTAAAAAATCGTTCATTTCTTCATTGCTTAAATATGATGGTTCATAGGTTCCACCTTGAGCTTTAATCCAAAATGAAAAAGCTTTAAGATGATTTATAGAACCTTTCATAAGATTTCCAAAAATAAACTTTATATCAGTATTGTCTGTTTCCTCAATATTTTTTTTCAAATCAGAAATGCTTAATTCTTCAATTTTTGCCCCTACCTTTAAGGCCTCAATAAAAGATTCATTACCTTTTTTTAATAATTCTTCATAAAGCTTTGCTAAATCTGGATTCGTAAAAGTTCCTGGAACATCATTCGTAATAGTGTCGGATATATTATATTTCTCTAATAACGATAGAACAGCCTTTATATGCATTTCTTCGCTTTTTGGAATGTTATAAAAAATTCTATAATTCCATGTTTCATAAAAAGCATTATAAATATCTCTTGCAAGCTTCTCTTTTTCTCTAACATAAAGAAGAGCAGCCTTTTCTACATC
This window of the Desulfobacterales bacterium genome carries:
- a CDS encoding DUF2202 domain-containing protein, whose amino-acid sequence is MKKLTVFWVFMFIASVFFVETALSKDVQKFGKGKAGCPYAGGGTTGVATTGGCGWIGNLPYEEVSDVEKAALLYVREKEKLARDIYNAFYETWNYRIFYNIPKSEEMHIKAVLSLLEKYNISDTITNDVPGTFTNPDLAKLYEELLKKGNESFIEALKVGAKIEELSISDLKKNIEETDNTDIKFIFGNLMKGSINHLKAFSFWIKAQGGTYEPSYLSNEEMNDFLTTSNKTAVGCGRGKRALCGQNCTFFNGNGSNTPSCGNSCVFQKTESVNENEDK